CCACGGCCTCCGTCAAGGATTACGTCAAGACCGCCTCCCAGTTTGTCAAACAATACGTCCTGGCCCAAAGCCCCGCCCTGATGGGGCTATGCGTGCTCGAAGCCGCCCTGTATTTCCAAGGGTAAGCGCGCGCAACCGCGCGGGCGGCGCGCACAGCATCGCGGGTGGCCCGCAGGCAGCGCGGGCGGCGCCCGCGAGTTTTGGTAACATTTTGGTAACACCCCCCCACACCCCCCTCCGGGCCATTTCCGACATTTTATATGGAGTATATGCAAGACCTCCCATCGCTGATACGGAAATTCTGGGAAGGGACCGCCAGTCCCGAAGAGCAACACCGTTTGCTGCAATGGTTGTCCAGTGAAGGCGCCAACGAGACATTCAGGGTTTTGTATGAGCAAGACCTCAGACAAAAAACGCCCGCAATGTCCGAACAGCGCTCGGAAGAGATATTAAAAACACTCCTGCAACAGACCGCCCCCCCGAAGGTCCGGTCATTGAGCTGGATAGGGTGGGCCGCCGCCGCTGCCGTGGTAGCAGGGGTGATCGCCACCACACTACTGAAAAAAGAACACGAGGTCGTAAAGCCCGTAGTCGCAAAGGCAATACCGAGGCAAACCGATACCCTGAGAAACGACGGCACGATCGCCCAAACGCTTACCCTGCGTGACCGGTCGACCGTACAACTGGAGCCCCAAAGCCTTATCATACTGGGACAAGCCTTCGACAGCACAGACCGCCGCATATATCTAAAAGGAAAGGCCCGGTTCAAGGTAACAAAAGACGCGGGAAGGCCCTTTAGTGTACAGGCAGGTAACGTGACGACAAGGGTCCTTGGAACGGAGTTTATCGTCAATGCGCAAACCCCGCAAAGGGTTACGGTGCAACTATTGTCCGGGCGGGTCCTGGTGGAAGGGGCGTCAACGGTCTACCTGAAACCGGGAGAATCCGTAACGGCCACCGGGCGCGAGATGTTAAAGACGCTGAAAAAGACGCAAGAGGCCGAGCCCCTGACCTTTGACAAAACCCCGCTCAACATCGTTTTCCAGCGCATCGCGCACAAACACCATATACAGATCACTTACGATCCGAACGATATACGGGAACTCCGGTTTACCGGCAGCTTCCAGGAAACAGACCAACTGACGATGATGCTGTCCGTGATCTGTAATATGAACGGTCTTACCTACCGGCAGGAAGAAGGCAGGATCGTGATCCAAACCACAAGATAGGCTCGTACCAGGAAAGCGCCTTCTGTGCCCCCAACAAGGGACGCAGCAAGAGAACTATGCACCATTAAACCCGATGATATGTTTTTGTTCAAACACGGAAAATTGACCTGGCTGCTGTTTATGCTCGCGATAAGCATGAGTGCAGCGGCACAAAACACGCTCAAGATCACCGTCGCCTCCGAAGCCGGCGAAATGCTGGGGGGCGTCACGGTGCTGTACAAGCAACAAGGAACGACAGACAAACAAACCAACACCACCGATGACCGGGGGGTGTGTACGCTGTCCAACCTCCGGACCGGCGCCAAATACGAAATTACATTTACCCACGTCGGATACGAAGAGAACAGCCTCGCCTACACGGTCAAGGCCGGCGAGCACAATTCCATCCTCGTCCGCATGCGGAACGCGAGCGCCAACCTGAACGAGGTCGTCGTTATCGGCTACGGGGTCCGCAAAAAAAGTGACGTCACCGGCGCCATCTCCACGGTAAAAAGCAACGACATTAAAGACCAGGTGGTGACCTCCTTTGACCAGGCGCTGGCGGGGAAGATGGCCGGTGTACAGGTGATGCAAACAACCGGGGAACCCGGTGGAAATGTATCCATCCGCGTACGGGGAATCTCGTCTATATCGGCGGGGAACACCCCCCTGTTCGTGATCGACGGTCTGCCCATTTCCCAGGACGTCACGACGAACTACACCGCCAACCCCGACAACTATCAACAACCCCTGAACCCGCTGGCGTCTATCGACATGAACGACATTGTCTCCATAGACGTGCTCAAGGACGCCGCTTCCGCCGCGATCTACGGGTCGAGGGGATCGAACGGGGTCGTACTGATCACGACCCGGAAGGGTATCGCCGGCAAGCCGCGTGTCAACCTTTCCATCAACGGGGGGATCCAGCAGGTGAACAAACACGTCGACGTGATGAATGCATACGACTATGCGAAAGAAGCATACGACAGCCACAACAACGCTTACTTCGACGCCGTTCCCACCGGGAAGGCCACCGACCCCAACAACATCCGTCCCAACAATCCTTCCATGCAGGTGCCACCCCAGGTGTTGCCCTACCTGGCGGGCACCAAGGGCCTGACCAATACCGACTGGCAAAAAGCCATCTTCCGCAACGCAGGTTTCCAGGACTACTCCGTGGGTGTCAGCGGGGGGACCGATGACCTGAACTACTATGTATCGGGCAACTACCTCGACCAGGACGGGATCATCATCAACAACAACTTCAAACGCTACGCCCTCCGGGGGAACATCGAAGGCGGCAAGGACAAGTTCCGTTTCGGTGTCCACCTGGCACCTTCCTATACCATCAACCACCAGGTCTCCTCCGAAGGCCCCTGGTCCGCCGGCTCCAATCCTTACGGGATGCCCCAGACCGCGGGTGTCGTGGCCAACGCGCTCACGTATGCGCCCATTTTCCCCATCTATAACCCCGATGGCACTTATGCGGACTCGGTCAACCAATGGGGCTACGGACAAACGGCCGTGTTGAATCCCGTCGCCATCGCGATGCTCACCAGGGACGAAGTGGACAACTTCCGGTTCACCGGTTCGGCCTTTGCCGAACGCGAGTTTATCAAGGGGTTAAAGTATAAACTATTTTTTGGCGCGGACTACAACAACTTCCTGGAAAACTACTACCGGCCCACCAACCTCCCCGTGCAAAGCGCCCAGCTGCCGTCGGTGGCCTACGGTCTGACAAAGACGGATCAATTCCTCAGTTGGGACCTGGAGAACACGCTGACCTATGATACCAGGATCGGCCGTGGACACCTCAATGCCCTGGCCGGCTACAGTGCTCAGAAAGAAAACCAGTTTCATAACTACGCGGTGGCCGACAAATTCCCCAACGACCTCGTGACGACCCTCAACGCGGGTCAGCCCACCGCCGCCTATTCCGAACTGGAACAATGGACCCTGGTGTCGATGATCGGCCGTGTACAATACGACCTGCTGGACCGCTATTTCCTCGCCGCGTCCTTCCGGCAGGACGGGTCCAGCCGTTTTGGGGCCGACCACAAATGGGGGTCTTTTCCCTCCGTATCCGGCGGCTGGACGATGTCAAAGGAAGCCTTCTTCCAACCCGCACTGTCCCTCGTCAGTAACTTGAAGCTCCGTGCCAGCTACGGCCTGACCGGGAACTTTTCCATCCCTAACTATGGCGCCCAGTCGCAGGTAACCCCTGCCAACTATATCCTCGGCAACCAATCACTGACGGCCGGGGCGGTCGTCAGCACCCCTGCGGACCCTTCCCTGACCTGGGAACATACCGCCAGCGCCAACGCCGGGATCGACCTTGGTTTTCTCCACAATACCCTCAGCGTGTCCGTGGATTATTACCATTCCAAAACCACCGACCTCCTGCTCAACGTACCCACGGCGGCCACCAGCGGCTTTAGCTCCGCCCTGCAAAACATCGGTGCCCTGACC
This sequence is a window from Dinghuibacter silviterrae. Protein-coding genes within it:
- a CDS encoding FecR family protein, producing MQDLPSLIRKFWEGTASPEEQHRLLQWLSSEGANETFRVLYEQDLRQKTPAMSEQRSEEILKTLLQQTAPPKVRSLSWIGWAAAAAVVAGVIATTLLKKEHEVVKPVVAKAIPRQTDTLRNDGTIAQTLTLRDRSTVQLEPQSLIILGQAFDSTDRRIYLKGKARFKVTKDAGRPFSVQAGNVTTRVLGTEFIVNAQTPQRVTVQLLSGRVLVEGASTVYLKPGESVTATGREMLKTLKKTQEAEPLTFDKTPLNIVFQRIAHKHHIQITYDPNDIRELRFTGSFQETDQLTMMLSVICNMNGLTYRQEEGRIVIQTTR
- a CDS encoding SusC/RagA family TonB-linked outer membrane protein, with translation MFLFKHGKLTWLLFMLAISMSAAAQNTLKITVASEAGEMLGGVTVLYKQQGTTDKQTNTTDDRGVCTLSNLRTGAKYEITFTHVGYEENSLAYTVKAGEHNSILVRMRNASANLNEVVVIGYGVRKKSDVTGAISTVKSNDIKDQVVTSFDQALAGKMAGVQVMQTTGEPGGNVSIRVRGISSISAGNTPLFVIDGLPISQDVTTNYTANPDNYQQPLNPLASIDMNDIVSIDVLKDAASAAIYGSRGSNGVVLITTRKGIAGKPRVNLSINGGIQQVNKHVDVMNAYDYAKEAYDSHNNAYFDAVPTGKATDPNNIRPNNPSMQVPPQVLPYLAGTKGLTNTDWQKAIFRNAGFQDYSVGVSGGTDDLNYYVSGNYLDQDGIIINNNFKRYALRGNIEGGKDKFRFGVHLAPSYTINHQVSSEGPWSAGSNPYGMPQTAGVVANALTYAPIFPIYNPDGTYADSVNQWGYGQTAVLNPVAIAMLTRDEVDNFRFTGSAFAEREFIKGLKYKLFFGADYNNFLENYYRPTNLPVQSAQLPSVAYGLTKTDQFLSWDLENTLTYDTRIGRGHLNALAGYSAQKENQFHNYAVADKFPNDLVTTLNAGQPTAAYSELEQWTLVSMIGRVQYDLLDRYFLAASFRQDGSSRFGADHKWGSFPSVSGGWTMSKEAFFQPALSLVSNLKLRASYGLTGNFSIPNYGAQSQVTPANYILGNQSLTAGAVVSTPADPSLTWEHTASANAGIDLGFLHNTLSVSVDYYHSKTTDLLLNVPTAATSGFSSALQNIGALTNKGVEIQASYTNSIDKNWSVSLGGNISFNRNTVNQLGPGNQPIIVSGGTGTAYYITQVGQPIGSYFLLVQDGIYKNTEDLQNNPHFSNSHVGDFKFKPIDGGSQLNALTDRAIVGNYQPKYIFGFSSAVNYKNFDLGFVIQGSQGGKILDLFRRYIASSEGNFNNLNLMKGRYENPNDIGTGYINRANRIATGNNGTISTWHVEDGSFVRIKTISLGYTFSSRVVRRYGMSNVRLYAATQNPFTFTHYSLFNPEISDRPNDALRQGEDYGSYPVARSYALGLNASF